The following is a genomic window from Sutcliffiella horikoshii.
ACCAATGAATTCATTAATTCCATCCGGGACAACAAGGCTGTCGATTTTCGCAATAAATATCGAAATGTCGATGTGTTGCTTATTGATGATATTCAGTTCCTTGCCGGAAAAGAACAAACCCAAGAAGAATTTTTCCATACATTCAATACATTGCACGAAGAAAGCAAACAGATTGTCATCTCCAGTGACAGGCCTCCAAAAGAGATTCCAACATTGGAAGACCGCCTGCGATCCCGCTTTGAATGGGGTCTGATCACAGACATTACACCGCCAGATTTGGAAACCCGTATTGCTATCTTACGTAAGAAAGCAAAAGCAGAAGGGCTGGATATTCCAAATGAAGTGATGCTTTACATTGCCAATCAAATTGATTCCAATATTCGTGAACTAGAAGGGGCGCTCATCAGAGTGGTTGCCTATTCTTCCTTGATCAATAAGGATATTAATGCTGATTTGGCAGCAGAAGCACTCAAGGACATCATTCCAAGCTCTAGGCCAAGAGTGGTGACCATTCATGACATTCAACGGACCGTTGGAGAAGAGTACAATGTGAAATTAGAGGATTTTAAAGCAAAGAAGCGAACCAAATCGATTGCTTTCCCTCGACAAATCGCCATGTACCTATCAAGAGAACTTACGGATTATTCTTTGCCTAAAATAGGAGAGGAATTCGGAGGGCGAGATCATACAACGGTTATTCATGCCCATGAAAAGATCTCCAATCTGGTAAAAACAGATACAAATTTACAGAAACAGATACAATCAATTGCTGATTCTTTAAAAAGTTAATTAGAAGTTAAATAGAGCAATAGTGGAAACTGTGTATAAGTGGTGCTTGGTTAAACACAGGTTATTCACATGTGGATATCTACTCTTTGTAACAGAAAAGGGACTTATCCACATAATCACAGCCCCTACTATTACTTCTACTAGTTTTTTATTAATAAAATATATAAATAGACCTGCCCATTAAGGAGGATTACGATGAAATTTATTATCCAACGCGACAAGCTGGTTCAAAGCGTTCAAGACGTACTAAAAGCAGTATCTTCACGGACAACCATTCCTATTTTGACTGGAATAAAGATTGTCGCTACAGAAGAAGGAGTTACCCTAACTGGAAGTGATTCTGATATCTCCATTGAATCTTTCATTCCTTGTGAAGAAGATGGATCTGAAAATGTTGAAGTAAAAACGGCTGGAAGTGTTGTGCTGCAAGCCCGCTTCTTTAGTGAAATCATTAAGAAACTTCCAATGGATACAGTCGAAATCGAAGTACAAAACCAGTATGTAACAACCATCCGTTCTGGTAAATCAGAGTTTAACCTAAATGGTCAGGATGCTGCAGAATACCCGCATCTGCCACAAGTAGAGGAGCAAAACGTTTTCCGTGTTCCAACAGATCTACTGAAAAATATTATTCGACAAACTGTCTTTGCAGTGTCCACCTCAGAAACACGCCCTATCTTGACAGGTGTAAACTGGAAGCTTGAAAACCACGAACTCATCTGTATTGCAACAGATAGCCATCGCTTGGCTTTACGCAAAGCAAAGGTAGAAGCAGAGAACGATATTACCTGCAATGTTGTTATTCCGGGTAAGAGCTTGAATGAATTAAATAAAATTTTAGATGATACGAACGAATTGCTTGATATCGTTGTGACAGAGAACCAGGTGCTTTTTAAAGCAAAAAATATCCTTTTCTTCTCACGTCTGCTTGACGGAAACTATCCGGATACGTCCAGATTGATTCCTGCAGAAAGCAAAACAGATATTACGGTAACAACGAAAGAGTTTCTACAAGCGATCGATCGTGCGAGCCTACTTGCAAGAGAGGGACGAAACAATGTAGTAAAGCTTGCTACGTTAGAGTCTGATACGCTTGAAGTTTCTTCTAACTCTCCAGAAGTCGGAAAAGTAGTAGAACAAGTTCAAAGCAATTCCATTGATGGAGAAGAGCTGAAAATTTCTTTTAGCGCAAAATATATGATGGATGCCCTAAAGGCCCTTGAAGGAAACGAGATATTAATTAATTTCACTGGTGCGATGAGACCGTTTGTCATCAAAACATTGCATGATGATTCCATGCTTCAACTTATCCTGCCAGTCAGAACGTACTAATAAACATAAGCCCTGAAAGCTACTAGTGACCATTCCTAGTGGCTTTCTTTTCTATATGGAGAAGTTCTAGTACAATAGGAAGTAGACAATAAGGGAATAGTAAAAGAAAATCTGATCCCTAAAAAGAAAGTGAGCGCGAAATAATGACAGAAATTCAAATATCAACAGAAATGATTACACTTGGACAATTTTTAAAGTTGGCCGATGTCATCCAATCAGGTGGAATGGCAAAATGGTTTCTTTCAGAATATGAAGTAAAGGTGAACGGAGAGCTTGAAGACAGAAGAGGAAGAAAACTGAAAGTACAGGATGTAATTGAAATAGACGGTCATGGAAAATATGTCGTTGTTTCCTGATGAGTTGGTGATACGGATTGTATATTGAAGAATTGACGTTGAGACACTATCGCAATTATGAAAGTTTGCATGCCGTATTTGAAAACGGTGTGAATGTCATATTAGGTGAAAACGCACAAGGAAAGACAAATGTGATGGAATCCATCTATGTATTGGCAATGGCAAAATCACACAGGACGTCCAATGATAAAGATCTTATCAGATGGGACGAAGAGTATGGTAAAATAGAAGGTAGGATACATAAACGGAATGGAGAGTTGCCGCTGCAACTAGTCATAAGTAAAAAAGGGAAAAAAGCAAAGATCAATCATATTGAACAAACCAAATTAAGTCAGTATATCGGAAATATGAATATCGTCATGTTTGCACCTGAGGATCTTACGCTTGTAAAAGGTAGTCCTCAGGTGAGACGACGTTTTATAGATATGGAACTTGGACAAGTTTCACCGCGGTATATGCATGACCTGTCAAGGTACCTAAAAGTACTTCAGCAGCGGAATCATTACTTAAAGCAGTTACAGACGAGAAAGCAAAAAGATGAAACTATGCTGTTTGTATTAACAGAGCAGCTGATTGAATTGGCTGCGAGCGTGACGGAAAAGAGGCAGGAGTTTGTTCAATTGCTGCAAAGCTGGGCTCAGCCAATTCATAAAAGCATCAGCCGTGATTTAGAAGAATTGACTATTATCTACAAACCATCCATTGATTATGTATCAGAAACAACAAACTTGTCGAAAATGATAGAAGCATATAACGAAAAGTTTGATAAAATAAAAGATAGAGAAATTGAAAGAGGCGTGACACTATTTGGTCCCCATCGTGATGACCTGCTCTTTCAAGTGAACGGAAAAGATGTCCAGACATTTGGATCACAAGGACAACAGCGCACGACAGCTCTGTCGCTGAAGCTTGCAGAAATAGATCTCATTCACTCGGTAGTAGGGGAATATCCCATTCTGCTCCTTGATGACGTATTATCTGAGCTGGATGATTATCGACAGTCCCATCTCTTAAACACCATTCAGGGAAAGGTCCAAACCTTCGTTACGACAACGAGTGTGGATGGAATCGACCATCAAACGTTGAAACAAGCGGCTACGTATGAGGTAGTCTCAGGTACAATCAAGAAACGAAATTGAGGTGAAGGCTCATGTATTTACATATTGGAGAAGAAGTAATGGTGCGAGCTTCTAAAATTATCGCTATTTTAGATCGCAGGCTCCTCCAATCCGACTGGAAAGATACCCTGCCGGAAGTTGCGGACAAATCCATTAAAAATATCAGTAAACATGACATCAAATCAATCGTGATTACCGAAGAGAACATATACCTTTCTCCCCTAGCCTCGACAACCTTGAAAAAAAGAATGGATACCTCGATTGAGGAGTTACTCTTTTAGAGAAACTGCCTGTTATAGGTGTGGATGTTGCCTATAGGGACAACCCCCGCCAACAAATAACGAAGTCTATTGTGTAGAAATAAAAAGTGAAGGTGATAGATATGACGATGGACCAAAAAGAATTGCAAGAAAACAACTATGATGAAAGTAATATACAGGTACTCGAAGGCCTTGAAGCCGTAAGAAAACGACCAGGTATGTACATCGGTTCCACTAGTGCCAAAGGTTTGCACCACTTAGTGTGGGAGATTGTCGATAACAGTATCGATGAAGCATTGGCAGGATATTGCTCTGAGATTAATGTGGTCGTAGAAAAAGACAACAGCATCACCGTAAAAGATAATGGCCGTGGAATTCCAGTCGGTATCCATGAGAAAATGGGCCGTCCGGCAGTAGAAGTAATCATGACTGTACTTCATGCAGGTGGAAAATTCGGCGGTGGCGGTTATAAAGTTTCCGGAGGTCTGCACGGGGTTGGTGCATCCGTAGTTAACGCACTTTCCTCTGAGCTTAAGATTTATGTCCATCGCGACGGAAATATCCATTACCAGCAATTTAATAAAGGGGTACCGAATGAGGACCTGAAAATAATCGGCGAAACGGATGTTACAGGAACGATTATTCATTTTGTTCCCGATGAAGAAATTTTCACTGAAACAAAAGAATATGACTACGATACGTTAGCACACCGTCTACGTGAGCTTGCGTTCTTAAATAAAGGATTACGCATCACCATTGAAGATAAGCGTGAAGAAACACCGAAGAAAAATGAATACCACTATGAGGGCGGGATCGCTTCTTATGTAGAGCATTTAAACCGAACAAAAGAAGTCATTCATGAGGAAGTTGTCTTTGTAGAGGGAGAAAAGGACGGCATCTCTATTGAAGTGGCACTTCAGTACAATGACAGTTACACTAGCAATCTGTACTCTTTTGCCAACAACATC
Proteins encoded in this region:
- the dnaA gene encoding chromosomal replication initiator protein DnaA, which encodes MKNISDLWVKALNQIEKKISKPSFETWLKSTKAHSLQGDNLVITAPNEFARDWLESRYSGLIGETISDITGEELSIKFIIPQNQADEEIEIKTPPAKVKKDDDMIEIPQNMLNPKYTFDTFVIGSGNRFAHAASLAVAEAPAKAYNPLFIYGGVGLGKTHLMHAIGHYVIEHNPAAKVVYLSSEKFTNEFINSIRDNKAVDFRNKYRNVDVLLIDDIQFLAGKEQTQEEFFHTFNTLHEESKQIVISSDRPPKEIPTLEDRLRSRFEWGLITDITPPDLETRIAILRKKAKAEGLDIPNEVMLYIANQIDSNIRELEGALIRVVAYSSLINKDINADLAAEALKDIIPSSRPRVVTIHDIQRTVGEEYNVKLEDFKAKKRTKSIAFPRQIAMYLSRELTDYSLPKIGEEFGGRDHTTVIHAHEKISNLVKTDTNLQKQIQSIADSLKS
- the dnaN gene encoding DNA polymerase III subunit beta, producing MKFIIQRDKLVQSVQDVLKAVSSRTTIPILTGIKIVATEEGVTLTGSDSDISIESFIPCEEDGSENVEVKTAGSVVLQARFFSEIIKKLPMDTVEIEVQNQYVTTIRSGKSEFNLNGQDAAEYPHLPQVEEQNVFRVPTDLLKNIIRQTVFAVSTSETRPILTGVNWKLENHELICIATDSHRLALRKAKVEAENDITCNVVIPGKSLNELNKILDDTNELLDIVVTENQVLFKAKNILFFSRLLDGNYPDTSRLIPAESKTDITVTTKEFLQAIDRASLLAREGRNNVVKLATLESDTLEVSSNSPEVGKVVEQVQSNSIDGEELKISFSAKYMMDALKALEGNEILINFTGAMRPFVIKTLHDDSMLQLILPVRTY
- the yaaA gene encoding S4 domain-containing protein YaaA translates to MMTEIQISTEMITLGQFLKLADVIQSGGMAKWFLSEYEVKVNGELEDRRGRKLKVQDVIEIDGHGKYVVVS
- the recF gene encoding DNA replication/repair protein RecF (All proteins in this family for which functions are known are DNA-binding proteins that assist the filamentation of RecA onto DNA for the initiation of recombination or recombinational repair.), translating into MYIEELTLRHYRNYESLHAVFENGVNVILGENAQGKTNVMESIYVLAMAKSHRTSNDKDLIRWDEEYGKIEGRIHKRNGELPLQLVISKKGKKAKINHIEQTKLSQYIGNMNIVMFAPEDLTLVKGSPQVRRRFIDMELGQVSPRYMHDLSRYLKVLQQRNHYLKQLQTRKQKDETMLFVLTEQLIELAASVTEKRQEFVQLLQSWAQPIHKSISRDLEELTIIYKPSIDYVSETTNLSKMIEAYNEKFDKIKDREIERGVTLFGPHRDDLLFQVNGKDVQTFGSQGQQRTTALSLKLAEIDLIHSVVGEYPILLLDDVLSELDDYRQSHLLNTIQGKVQTFVTTTSVDGIDHQTLKQAATYEVVSGTIKKRN
- the remB gene encoding extracellular matrix regulator RemB, translated to MYLHIGEEVMVRASKIIAILDRRLLQSDWKDTLPEVADKSIKNISKHDIKSIVITEENIYLSPLASTTLKKRMDTSIEELLF